The following nucleotide sequence is from Phaenicophaeus curvirostris isolate KB17595 chromosome 12, BPBGC_Pcur_1.0, whole genome shotgun sequence.
tttctacccttccTGCGTGGCTAGATATCATTTCTGCTTGCTGTATCTAAACTGTTATTATGATAAAGGTGATATTATTATGATAAAGGTGAAACAGTGTTTTCAGTGGTTTTCTCTCATTCAGGTTCCCCTTGACAGAGGAACCCTTTACACTAAATGATAATTTTTCAGAGGCAGCCTTCAGCTTCTTAGGATCAACGGGCTTCTTCAAaagtatatataaaatataaatatgaaaactAAATTTACTATCAGTATACACTTACGCAAGGATCTGTGCTTCTAGTAAGTGTTTATTAGGACTCTGCAAACTTATGATCATTGGTGTAAGCTTTCCCTGAGCTGAACTGAACTATTGTGATGCAGCTTGGTTTAATAGAACACTGCTTTTAAGTTCATACTTGACCATACATGAAATAGAAATTGAGAGCACAAAAAATGCTCAATGTAATGGTATTTATAGAATTTCTTATGTTTAATCCTTCTGCCTCTAAGTACAGAAATAGAACTCTGCATATGCTGCCTTGGATTTGAAAGAAGtacctaaaacttgctgttgtTGTCTGCTGTAGAGTCAATTCAAAGGAatcttaaaagcaaataaataaaggctACATCAGTTTCAGGAATTACAAAACGTGTATAGGTAGGAAAGTACCACTAAGGCAGTTTTACTTGATGGAAGAAATTGGTGGCTAGtataacaaagatttttttttttcaggaaagtagTGTTTGTCAGCCTTGAAAGATAGGATATTTGCTTACTCTTCACCCCTCAGTCATGGGTGAGAATGACAAGAACAGGGCCAGCAAATACTTCCTCCTTTGTGAACAAGGTGTAATAATTGAGTTCCTGCAGGGAAGTTTAAATACTGTGCTAATATTCCCTCACTTGTGTAACTCTACTTAACACTAAAAGTTGTAGTGCTGAAATGAGTAATGCATGGACTAATGGTCTTCCTGTTATTCTGGTTGACTTACATGATACTAAAAAAATGACAGAGTTGTCACACACGTCCTTCCCTGCATAACTTTTGATTTGTATCTTATTTGTACATAATGTTCAAAGATTCTTTGGTTTGTTACCATCAAAAAAAGACAGCACAATAGTGAATTTTTGGATCTGTTTGAGAAATTGTTTAAGGttggaagaaacaaaatcagCATGTGACAATCTGGTTTTATAATCTTAGTTTTATTACAGCTAAACTGTTACTAGTAAGTACTGGGAAAAAATGCAAGGTAGGAATGTTTTTGAGTTTGCAGAGCAAATGGAAGATGATGTTGAGGTTTGTCTGTTCCTTTAACTACTCGGTGTAAGTCAGACCCTCAAAAGAAAGGTTTTTATCTTTGTAGGTACAATACAGATCCAGAAACGTCAGCAGCTGGTGACAAAGACGCGTGAATTCAGAGATATGAAGGATGACCTTTACCAGTGCCAACAAGAGCAGGGAGATAGAGTGCATTCTAAAGTGGGGGTAGGTATGAGTTTTGCTGGAAGCCATTGGCTTATGCTGTCATTATGTGTGTAATTTACGTAAAAAATTAACTTATCACACAAATACgttacatttctttctttggtaAGTTCTTTCCAAGaatgttatttgttttttcccttgaatTCTTGACAAGGATTTTGTATTTTGATCAAATTTGTTACTGGAATGTGTTTAAACATACTGGTTTTTATCTATGTAGTCGAGGAGTTCTCTGGACACAGAGACTGTCTCTGTCCCTATGACATAATGCCAGGTTGTCATTAGGGAAGAGAACTTAAGTAGAACATGTAGGTTCAACTTGTAACAGGTTTTTACCAGCAAGTTTTATGAATTTGCTTTCTAAATTGTTGATggctattaattttttaaatacttaatgCGTACTTTTTGATTTTTACTGTTAAACCATTCAGAGAGAAGATCAGGGAATgctttgtgtgtgcatgtcttTCTTGGGACGTTTTCTTGTATGTTGCTGATAGCAGCACTTATacataattaaatatatttatttctagaGTTTAAGGATGCCAGAAAACTAGGAGGTTCTTTTGTGTTAACATACAGTTACACACACATTTTCAGCAACAAATTTGGTTCAAAATCAGTTCCTGAATTTCTGTCCCAACTGTTGAATTCCCTTGCTTCTGCTGATATACTTGAGTTTGTAATCTCTAAGCCCAGTTTGCTGAAGGTAAATCAACAGCAAAAAGGCaccttttaatttccttttaagcTGTTAGAATTCATGTGCCCATTTTACTGTCCTTCAGCTAGTTAAACAAATACAAGCGAGGGGGAAATGACCTCTGGTTGGAAGGGGAAGCCTCTCACACTGTCTTTGTTGCCAAGGAAGTGTTTGTGTATGTATCCGAGATAAACAAACGAGCTCTATTTTTGTGTCTTGTTGCAGCATGTGTCAGTGCATCCAAAATGACAAGTAAACTCTTCCTGGGCTACCTTGGTCTTTCATCTTCCTAGCTGAAGGTGTAACAATTCTAATTAGagtatttttgcttattttctgttcttttgtaTTAGTCGCTGAAGGGAGATCTTGCCACATGTTTGACCTCTACTGAGGTGGAGAAGAAGTCCTTtgaatctcagaaaaaaagtcttgctGCAGAAAATCAGCACTTAAGAGAATCTctagagaaggaagaaaaagctttggCCTCACTCCAGGAAGAGTTAAGGAAGTTAAGACAACAAATTAGAAACTTAGAAGATAAAGGTACTAGCACTGAGTCTATTGTAATGGAAAATCAAAAACTGCGGGAACatttggaagaggaaaagcaaagaaactacAACTTTCTTAGGCAAAAAGAAACACTCTTTGCAGAGGCACAGATGTTAAGGAGAGAACTGGACAAAGAACGTCATGTTACGGAAGCTCTGAAGAAAGAACTGGAACAGCTAAGTTCTCGTCGAGCACCTGACAGTATTAATGATGATGATATATTAACAGAAAATCAAGAAATAGAAACTCTGCGAGGAAGACTGGTAGAACTAGAAAAAAAGCTAAACTTTGAGCAACAACGCTCTGACTTATGGGAGAAGTTATATGTTGAAGTGAAAGaccaaactgaaaaacaagaaatgaatgaaaaggGACAAAAGAAAGGTGCTAAAGGGCAGAGTAAGACTAAAAAGAAATcgaaggaaacattttttggATCAGTTAAAGAAACTTTTGATGCTATGAAGAATTCTACAAAAGAGTTTGTAAGACACCATAAAGAAAAGATTAAGCAGGCTAAAgaagcagtgaaagaaaacctgaaaaaattctctgattctgtgaagtctACATTCAGGCACTTCAAAGATACCACAAAAAACATCTTTgatgaaaaggagaagaggTCAAATGATAAAAGACACGAGGCAAACAAGAAAGCTCGAACTTTTTACCGAGAACATAACTCCTATGATAATCTGAAGCACGTGCATTACAGGGGACCTAACATGCCAAAAGAATTcaaagatggaagaaaacatCAGTTCACAACATTTGAAAAAGAGACCGATTCACAGAAACACCTCAATGATCCTTTATGTAATAAAAAACATCAGTCTGTCCTAAAGGGCTGCTCTGGTATTTTTGAATGTGCTCATCAAGAATTCTTTAGTCTCTTTAACAGAGTATCGGATCCTATCAAGGTGGATGAATTTAATCGGATAATGAGAAAGTATTTGCAACAAGTCGTACATAACTTTCATCACTGGAGAGAGCTAGAAAATTTCATTAATAAGTTTTTTCATAATGGGGTGTTTATACATGACCAGATGCTGTTCACTGATTTTGTTAATGATGTCAAGGATTACCTGGAAGATATGAAGGAATACCAAAACAATAACGAAAAGGTTTTTGAGGATTTGGACAAATACATCTACAGATACTACTTTCATTATGATAATTCACCCCAATATGGACCCAGGTTTGTTTCCATGTTTCCTGAACTTGTTAACACAATGAAGTAGTTTTAAAGAGAACTAGTGTCCTTATTCTGACAGGTGGTCATGCTTTCCTCAGGGTCtataaagtttttatttttatagagcAGAATGTaatagaataaatgaaaaatggatCTAATCCTCGCTCGTGCATCAGAGTAGGGATAATCAAACAGCTGTTTACCTGGCTTTATTCTAAGAACAACTCCAGGCAAGCAGCtgcagaatgtttttattttagaaaggatttattttaaatatatcatCTTACTGAtgatttaaacaaataaaataacgTGCCCTCATTTTGCTTAGAAGAGAAAGGACTACTTAAtactaattttgttttcttttcagtcaaCCTCAGCATGTTAAAAGCTGTTCTTGACAATGTAGTTATCtctaaaagcattttgaaacatGTGCTTTCGTAAGAGTAGTAATAAGCTTTTGTTTACTCCTTGCAGTCGACCTAAAAGGCCTTCTTTTACACAAACTGAAAATTCCAGACATGAAAAACAAGCTCAGAAGTACCACCACCGTAATAAAAGAGAAGGTAAATGGCATAAACATGGTCGCACTAATGGAAGACACATGGCAAATCTTGAAATAGAGTTGGGGCAGTTACCCTTTGATCCAAAATATTGAGTAATTTATGGTAAAAGTAAGAATTCACATCCTTTCTGGAAACGAATTGTTTTTCAACAAAGCAACACGATgcaaatttttttctctaagtaatttgatttttacacatttttgtTAAAAGGCAGAAGTCAAGCTTTTCTGTACTGTTGCTTTAACTGTTCTTTGGAAGTGGTGACGATAATTTGGGTGCCAGCAGTGTTGTTGCAGAAATTAGGCATGCAATGACTTACGTGTGAAAAATATGCTTAATTGCATTCCATTAATGTAGTTCAGGCTTGAGGCATGCATAATGTACCAATAATTAACTCCAATGTTTGATATACTAACTTCATCTCATCCTTCAAAAAATAGGTCTACATTATGGTAATGTATTCATTAGTGTTCTGTAATCTTATACTTGCTTCTTGTCTTTGGAGGGGGGTTCAAGAGCCTGTTGAATTGTGAAGAATTTGCTGTGCTGCGTTCTAATCAGCTTGCTGATGTAAGCATTTGAAATGTCTTGCATATCTGCATattgtagaagaaaaataaagagacatTGTGGgtaaaattctttatttataGAACAAACCTAGTGTAGTTGTACAGTTCTATAAAAATGATCCAGTCTCCTTGGACTTCTTATTGTTCAAGTATTCACATGGTAACTTTGGCCTTGCTGATGTTTTCTAGTGTTGTAAAGTAGGTCATCACCCCCACCTTGCCCCACTGCTCCTGAAGTGGTCTTCAGGAAGAGCTTTAGGTGCTTCCAGGCAGCCACTGGCTCCCTACTCAGACTTCCCCTTTGACTTACCCAATTTCCGTCTCTCTAGTTCTCCTTTCTGCAGCACAAGATCTTCTAAGCATAGTACTGCTATGCAAAACTCATCTCATTAGGTCTTAAGGCTAGAAACTTATCTTCAGGTATgattcatttcagttttttttcctgtagatgTAAATGTGGCATCCAACTCGTCCTTGAGGTACATGAGTGTGAAAGATGGTGGCTGTTTTCTCATAGCCTCTTAAAGATAGAAATGATGATATTTCCTGGAAATGAACATACATTAGtttcaaaaaagcagaaagcataGTTGGGAGCAGCAGAAGAATGTTTGAAAACCGTCCTGTAGTAGTTTTATCCTTTATTTTAGGAAAGACTGCTAGAAAAAGAGGTACTGATCCTGTCTGATCGTGTCCAGAGCGGATATTCACCAGGCACCCTCGTTTGAGTTCGTGGACTTCAAAAACaattgagaggaaaaagaggcaTTTTTGCTTGTGATCGGTGCTTAATTATAACTGTAGGGTTCTGGGAAGAGATTGTGTGTTTGTCTAGAGAATTCcataaaatattactttttcacATGTAGAATTAGCAAAGAGGACAGAGCATACACCAATGTCAAGCATATATCACTGGAATGGTTTCTGTACTATATTATGGACTAGAGGGTTCAATTTTAATTtaagctgtgttttaaaaagttgTGGACAATTTTCAAAAACCTTAACAATAACTCTCCCctaatttattttgtaacttGACCTCAGAACTAGTTTGTTTCATCTTGCAGTTACCATACCTGTTCTAGCACACTGAAGAAGATCAAGTGACTGGGTAATAATGTGTCATTGTAAAACTCCTTATTAAGCCATCCAAGTGGATTAGAATAAAATGCATCCGCTTCATCAATGTAGCTCTTATTTCCAGTGAGGTCTGGGGGACACTGAAGGAATCTCATCTTTAGAGGACAGTGAACATGACtaaggagagaaacaaaacaaacgcTTCAGGATGAACTGACCAatataaaagattttaaatgactCATCACTTAAAGATACCTCAGTCAAACCCAAAACAGAATATTTAGTTTTTCCCCCCAGAGtcatattttttccctgaagaaagCGAAAGTAGGAGTGGATTCAGCTCCAAACTGCTGTGACTTCATCAGCAGTTCATGGAAAGCAGATCTATCTTGATAAAAATACCACCCTCTTAACATCAGTTTCTTAAAATGATACTTTTCCATATCAGTTTCAGATTTGTATCTGCTTAAATGTTTTGTTGACTTGCCAGGATCTATTGCAAGCTTTTTGGAATACTGACCTTAGTCATTATATGTTGTAATTACACTTCTTTACTCTATCAGCAGAAGTAAAGGTAAAATTAATGCAGCAGGACTTACCTCCAGAATAGGCAAGACTTGCTGCATATCCTCATACAAAGCTATTTTACAAAAACTGAATAAAGCTTCGAGGCTGAATTTCATTCTGTAGCAGAAGCATTTGGCAAATTCTATTCATACTGTATTAACAGTATGAAAAATCACAACTCTTCATGTAAGCCCTTATCCATCTCAATTTATTAAGCTTAGGggaaaaaacatattaaaatccATACACTTAAGCAGAAATCAATGTGCACTTAACTGTTCTAATACCTGTAAAATGGAGTAGAGTGGCACGGCATCAGGATGACGACAGAAGCTTGTGACTGATAAGAGCTATTACAGAGTTGCTGTAAGTGACTCATGACATCAAGAGAGCCTCGCTGGTGAATCAAGCCTGTATACAGCGCTGGAAGTAAGTTTGATAAAAGCAGGAAACTTCCTACAGATTTCCTCCATGCTTTCAGGTGTTTCAAAGAAAATCCTGTAGAAACATTTCAGTAAGTTTTAGAGAGAAGCAAATACTAACAGTTCCACGCAGTGTTTTTGAACGTACTGTAACTTGCTGGAAAACCATTACTCAATTGGTAACAGCCCCTTGCTTTGAGGTATTTTAATACAGCGTTCTTTCAGTCTTTGAATGGAAATTTAGAGGTTAGACTTTGCCTTTATTAAGTCCTGGACTCAAGAGTGCAAATGTTAAGTCTGTACATGTCTTTTGAAGTTTAAAAAGTAAGATTTCAAAGCTAGTGCTTTGTCTCTTTAGAGTTTAATTTCTTATGGGGAAAAACAGTCCATTCAGTTGTTTAGGTGAATGATACGCAGTGACGTACTGATGTGTTCTGATTCACTTAGGTCCAAgcaaagacagaataaataGTAACTACATGTGCTCTGGTATGGCTGTGGCATTTTCTGCAACAGGCTGAAAGCTACAGCGTTCCCTTATCATTATTCTTTTTTGAGCTACTATCCTTGGAAAAATGTACTTGTCCATCTTTTCTCATCCCTGCCCGAACTTCTCCCACTCCCCCCCAATTTTTCTTGAAGGATCTAATAACAGGAAGAGACAATTCTCCTGGCAGGAGATGGCTGTATGAACCCGTTTCTCACACCCACAAGGAACAAGGAGCCAATTCTCAAAGGGTGACATTGCTAAAAAATCAGGAGTTACTGAGacaattttcatattttttgcaGGAAGTAATTTTATCCACGCTAAGGTTTCTCCATTCATGTTTCAGTCACTTGCTgttcctcagctgcttcccACCCCCTCAACCTGTAAGAAAAGATTAGGCTACTTCTAAGAATCCTTTGTCAAATACCTACGTTGGCTATTATCAGTCTCTCTTTAGGTGAAAATTACATACAGGGAAGGTTACAAGACATTTGAAACCAATGCTTACCAcaaaaaaacatgcagaatGGCAGTACTGGATAGATGAACCTGAATTCTTTATGGCTCAACATGCTGTAAGAAAACAGATGCGTTTAACTTACTGTAGTATTGTATCAGTTCTGTAGACAAAATGCGATTTAGAGCATGGAGGACTGGAAGAAAAGCACTTGCATTACTAAAAAGCTTTTGGCATTGAAGCAGTTTAGAGTAAAAATCCAAAGTGTCACTTTTTAAGAACGTGAGTACATtcaaattaagatttttttggtCAGTTTAAACCAAGGACTAACAAAAGTACCTGGTTACAACTCTAGCAATTAAGTGGTCTGATTCTGTGACTACTAGATATAACTTGGCTAGTACTTCACCAATTTGCTTTCTGTAATAAAACACAATAAGAAGTGTGGATGACAAGCTAAGCTTCAAGTACACATTTGTACCTAAGTAAGTAATGTTCACGTCTGCTAATACAACTTTACACAATTTTCTATACCAacttttggggcttttttggtGATTACTGCAAGCCTTGTCTAAGAACCTGTTTGGTTCCTGTGACAAGACTAAAGGAGACAAAAACAGTCTAAAGCCAACAGAGCTACATCCAGTTTTGAGTTggactgaaagaagaaatggcATTTGTGACCTCGCTACTGTTTTCCTGTATTCTGTTACTACTGTAGTCTGATACCATTTATTACTTACTATTTATTAATGTGCTGTATCTTTCCTGTCTGAAAGTGTCTCTCATTTAATCTACAGAGAATTCTGATGCTTTAGAAACAGCTTACCTTTTCTTCTACTTCTCAGCTTATAATGAGATGTACAATTCTCTGATAAGCGTTAAGAGCGGCATGTAGATTTGTGAATGGAGTAAGTTTTAGAGGCCTAAGAACCTCTTGCCTTACTCGGgatgtattaaaaaatgaaatgaaatggtaTTTTTGTCAACAGACATCTAGTAAATACAGTTTTCTTActagttttatttaattttccattGAACTTCATGCTGAATTATTGTATTCTTTAAGGGTCTAATCAATTCTACATTTGGTAACAAGAAGTAGCATCACCTAAAATTCTAGAAAATAGTTTCTAAGTGACTGCATTTCCTGGAGTGTTTGAATAGCTTGAAGTTCTCTATCACTTAAtcgttgtttgctttttttgttctaGAGAGGACATGAGCTTTGAAAAGAACACA
It contains:
- the CCPG1 gene encoding cell cycle progression protein 1 isoform X5, encoding MSENSSDSDSSCGWTVINHEGSDIETVNSENGSTNDNQEFVSEEYVSLQEEEQPVDLQAQSNSDGEIPVVDNTLSAFEETQAVPEGRNEKIPDDVSCIGTVSDDSDIITLEAPKPEETQSQEEAPADGEEAQSSEDFNMGSSSSSQYAFSHLETVFSSQASNDESSSDETSNQSSPTVRKRRAKKRLISSSEAEGESPAEPESEPPGEEQHKRQFSSGLNRCIILALVIAISMGFGHFYGKPEGTIQIQKRQQLVTKTREFRDMKDDLYQCQQEQGDRVHSKVGSLKGDLATCLTSTEVEKKSFESQKKSLAAENQHLRESLEKEEKALASLQEELRKLRQQIRNLEDKGTSTESIVMENQKLREHLEEEKQRNYNFLRQKETLFAEAQMLRRELDKERHVTEALKKELEQLSSRRAPDSINDDDILTENQEIETLRGRLVELEKKLNFEQQRSDLWEKLYVEVKDQTEKQEMNEKGQKKGAKGQSKTKKKSKETFFGSVKETFDAMKNSTKEFVRHHKEKIKQAKEAVKENLKKFSDSVKSTFRHFKDTTKNIFDEKEKRSNDKRHEANKKARTFYREHNSYDNLKHVHYRGPNMPKEFKDGRKHQFTTFEKETDSQKHLNDPLCNKKHQSVLKGCSGIFECAHQEFFSLFNRVSDPIKVDEFNRIMRKYLQQVVHNFHHWRELENFINKFFHNGVFIHDQMLFTDFVNDVKDYLEDMKEYQNNNEKVFEDLDKYIYRYYFHYDNSPQYGPSRPKRPSFTQTENSRHEKQAQKYHHRNKREGSNFIHAKVSPFMFQSLAVPQLLPTPSTCKKRLGYF
- the CCPG1 gene encoding cell cycle progression protein 1 isoform X6, which translates into the protein MSENSSDSDSSCGWTVINHEGSDIETVNSENGSTNDNQEFVSEEYVSLQEEEQPVDLQAQSNSDGEIPVVDNTLSAFEETQAVPEGRNEKIPDDVSCIGTVSDDSDIITLEAPKPEETQSQEEAPADGEEAQSSEDFNMGSSSSSQYAFSHLETVFSSQASNDESSSDETSNQSSPTVRKRRAKKRLISSSEAEGESPAEPESEPPGEEQHKRQFSSGLNRCIILALVIAISMGFGHFYGTIQIQKRQQLVTKTREFRDMKDDLYQCQQEQGDRVHSKVGSLKGDLATCLTSTEVEKKSFESQKKSLAAENQHLRESLEKEEKALASLQEELRKLRQQIRNLEDKGTSTESIVMENQKLREHLEEEKQRNYNFLRQKETLFAEAQMLRRELDKERHVTEALKKELEQLSSRRAPDSINDDDILTENQEIETLRGRLVELEKKLNFEQQRSDLWEKLYVEVKDQTEKQEMNEKGQKKGAKGQSKTKKKSKETFFGSVKETFDAMKNSTKEFVRHHKEKIKQAKEAVKENLKKFSDSVKSTFRHFKDTTKNIFDEKEKRSNDKRHEANKKARTFYREHNSYDNLKHVHYRGPNMPKEFKDGRKHQFTTFEKETDSQKHLNDPLCNKKHQSVLKGCSGIFECAHQEFFSLFNRVSDPIKVDEFNRIMRKYLQQVVHNFHHWRELENFINKFFHNGVFIHDQMLFTDFVNDVKDYLEDMKEYQNNNEKVFEDLDKYIYRYYFHYDNSPQYGPSRPKRPSFTQTENSRHEKQAQKYHHRNKREGSNFIHAKVSPFMFQSLAVPQLLPTPSTCKKRLGYF
- the CCPG1 gene encoding cell cycle progression protein 1 isoform X3; the protein is MSENSSDSDSSCGWTVINHEGSDIETVNSENGSTNDNQEFVSEEYVSLQEEEQPVDLQAQSNSDGEIPVVDNTLSAFEETQAVPEGRNEKIPDDVSCIGTVSDDSDIITLEAPKPEETQSQEEAPADGEEAQSSEDFNMGSSSSSQYAFSHLETVRWLEKLRKIPDCVRGWGNEVKEHVSRSLPFQVFSSQASNDESSSDETSNQSSPTVRKRRAKKRLISSSEAEGESPAEPESEPPGEEQHKRQFSSGLNRCIILALVIAISMGFGHFYGTIQIQKRQQLVTKTREFRDMKDDLYQCQQEQGDRVHSKVGSLKGDLATCLTSTEVEKKSFESQKKSLAAENQHLRESLEKEEKALASLQEELRKLRQQIRNLEDKGTSTESIVMENQKLREHLEEEKQRNYNFLRQKETLFAEAQMLRRELDKERHVTEALKKELEQLSSRRAPDSINDDDILTENQEIETLRGRLVELEKKLNFEQQRSDLWEKLYVEVKDQTEKQEMNEKGQKKGAKGQSKTKKKSKETFFGSVKETFDAMKNSTKEFVRHHKEKIKQAKEAVKENLKKFSDSVKSTFRHFKDTTKNIFDEKEKRSNDKRHEANKKARTFYREHNSYDNLKHVHYRGPNMPKEFKDGRKHQFTTFEKETDSQKHLNDPLCNKKHQSVLKGCSGIFECAHQEFFSLFNRVSDPIKVDEFNRIMRKYLQQVVHNFHHWRELENFINKFFHNGVFIHDQMLFTDFVNDVKDYLEDMKEYQNNNEKVFEDLDKYIYRYYFHYDNSPQYGPSRPKRPSFTQTENSRHEKQAQKYHHRNKREGKWHKHGRTNGRHMANLEIELGQLPFDPKY
- the CCPG1 gene encoding cell cycle progression protein 1 isoform X1 produces the protein MSENSSDSDSSCGWTVINHEGSDIETVNSENGSTNDNQEFVSEEYVSLQEEEQPVDLQAQSNSDGEIPVVDNTLSAFEETQAVPEGRNEKIPDDVSCIGTVSDDSDIITLEAPKPEETQSQEEAPADGEEAQSSEDFNMGSSSSSQYAFSHLETVRWLEKLRKIPDCVRGWGNEVKEHVSRSLPFQVFSSQASNDESSSDETSNQSSPTVRKRRAKKRLISSSEAEGESPAEPESEPPGEEQHKRQFSSGLNRCIILALVIAISMGFGHFYGKPEGTIQIQKRQQLVTKTREFRDMKDDLYQCQQEQGDRVHSKVGSLKGDLATCLTSTEVEKKSFESQKKSLAAENQHLRESLEKEEKALASLQEELRKLRQQIRNLEDKGTSTESIVMENQKLREHLEEEKQRNYNFLRQKETLFAEAQMLRRELDKERHVTEALKKELEQLSSRRAPDSINDDDILTENQEIETLRGRLVELEKKLNFEQQRSDLWEKLYVEVKDQTEKQEMNEKGQKKGAKGQSKTKKKSKETFFGSVKETFDAMKNSTKEFVRHHKEKIKQAKEAVKENLKKFSDSVKSTFRHFKDTTKNIFDEKEKRSNDKRHEANKKARTFYREHNSYDNLKHVHYRGPNMPKEFKDGRKHQFTTFEKETDSQKHLNDPLCNKKHQSVLKGCSGIFECAHQEFFSLFNRVSDPIKVDEFNRIMRKYLQQVVHNFHHWRELENFINKFFHNGVFIHDQMLFTDFVNDVKDYLEDMKEYQNNNEKVFEDLDKYIYRYYFHYDNSPQYGPSRPKRPSFTQTENSRHEKQAQKYHHRNKREGSNFIHAKVSPFMFQSLAVPQLLPTPSTCKKRLGYF
- the CCPG1 gene encoding cell cycle progression protein 1 isoform X2, whose product is MSENSSDSDSSCGWTVINHEGSDIETVNSENGSTNDNQEFVSEEYVSLQEEEQPVDLQAQSNSDGEIPVVDNTLSAFEETQAVPEGRNEKIPDDVSCIGTVSDDSDIITLEAPKPEETQSQEEAPADGEEAQSSEDFNMGSSSSSQYAFSHLETVRWLEKLRKIPDCVRGWGNEVKEHVSRSLPFQVFSSQASNDESSSDETSNQSSPTVRKRRAKKRLISSSEAEGESPAEPESEPPGEEQHKRQFSSGLNRCIILALVIAISMGFGHFYGTIQIQKRQQLVTKTREFRDMKDDLYQCQQEQGDRVHSKVGSLKGDLATCLTSTEVEKKSFESQKKSLAAENQHLRESLEKEEKALASLQEELRKLRQQIRNLEDKGTSTESIVMENQKLREHLEEEKQRNYNFLRQKETLFAEAQMLRRELDKERHVTEALKKELEQLSSRRAPDSINDDDILTENQEIETLRGRLVELEKKLNFEQQRSDLWEKLYVEVKDQTEKQEMNEKGQKKGAKGQSKTKKKSKETFFGSVKETFDAMKNSTKEFVRHHKEKIKQAKEAVKENLKKFSDSVKSTFRHFKDTTKNIFDEKEKRSNDKRHEANKKARTFYREHNSYDNLKHVHYRGPNMPKEFKDGRKHQFTTFEKETDSQKHLNDPLCNKKHQSVLKGCSGIFECAHQEFFSLFNRVSDPIKVDEFNRIMRKYLQQVVHNFHHWRELENFINKFFHNGVFIHDQMLFTDFVNDVKDYLEDMKEYQNNNEKVFEDLDKYIYRYYFHYDNSPQYGPSRPKRPSFTQTENSRHEKQAQKYHHRNKREGSNFIHAKVSPFMFQSLAVPQLLPTPSTCKKRLGYF
- the CCPG1 gene encoding cell cycle progression protein 1 isoform X4, yielding MSENSSDSDSSCGWTVINHEGSDIETVNSENGSTNDNQEFVSEEYVSLQEEEQPVDLQAQSNSDGEIPVVDNTLSAFEETQAVPEGRNEKIPDDVSCIGTVSDDSDIITLEAPKPEETQSQEEAPADGEEAQSSEDFNMGSSSSSQYAFSHLETVRWLEKLRKIPDCVRGWGNEVKEHVSRSLPFQVFSSQASNDESSSDETSNQSSPTVRKRRAKKRLISSSEAEGESPAEPESEPPGEEQHKRQFSSGLNRCIILALVIAISMGFGHFYGKPEGTIQIQKRQQLVTKTREFRDMKDDLYQCQQEQGDRVHSKVGSLKGDLATCLTSTEVEKKSFESQKKSLAAENQHLRESLEKEEKALASLQEELRKLRQQIRNLEDKGTSTESIVMENQKLREHLEEEKQRNYNFLRQKETLFAEAQMLRRELDKERHVTEALKKELEQLSSRRAPDSINDDDILTENQEIETLRGRLVELEKKLNFEQQRSDLWEKLYVEVKDQTEKQEMNEKGQKKGAKGQSKTKKKSKETFFGSVKETFDAMKNSTKEFVRHHKEKIKQAKEAVKENLKKFSDSVKSTFRHFKDTTKNIFDEKEKRSNDKRHEANKKARTFYREHNSYDNLKHVHYRGPNMPKEFKDGRKHQFTTFEKETDSQKHLNDPLCNKKHQSVLKGCSGIFECAHQEFFSLFNRVSDPIKVDEFNRIMRKYLQQVVHNFHHWRELENFINKFFHNGVFIHDQMLFTDFVNDVKDYLEDMKEYQNNNEKVFEDLDKYIYRYYFHYDNSPQYGPSRPKRPSFTQTENSRHEKQAQKYHHRNKREGKTARKRGTDPV